From Natator depressus isolate rNatDep1 chromosome 7, rNatDep2.hap1, whole genome shotgun sequence, the proteins below share one genomic window:
- the DNAJB12 gene encoding dnaJ homolog subfamily B member 12, producing the protein MESNRDEAERCIAIAVAAIKASQPDKALRFLEKAQRLYPSQRVRVLIESLTKNEQSANGQSKSRESTNAHFRKMSGDFPSANGEAGGETSKGYTQDQVDAVKRVKQCKDYYEILGVNREASDEDLKKAYRKLALKFHPDKNHAPGATEAFKAIGNAYAVLSNPEKRKQYDQFGDEKLNPSRHGHSHTDFHRGFEADISPEDLFNMFFGGGFPSSNVHVYSNGRMRYTYHQRHDRREHQGDGGLGLFVQLMPILILIIVSALSQMMVSSPPYSLSHRPSVGHIHRRVTEHLKVAYYVAENFVEEYTGTNLKNVERSVEDDYIANLRNNCWKEKQQKEGLLYRARYFGDSDLYQRAQRMGTPSCSRLSEVQASMHG; encoded by the exons ATGGAGTCCAACAGGGACGAGGCGGAGCGCTGTATTGCCATCGCCGTGGCCGCCATCAAGGCCAGCCAGCCCGACAAGGCGCTCCGCTTCCTGGAGAAGGCCCAGCGCCTCTACCCCTCCCAGCGAGTCCGCG tgCTGATCGAATCCCTCACCAAGAATGAACAATCAGCCAATGGCCAGTCCAAATCCAGAGAGTCCACAAATGCCCACTTTAGGAAAATGAGTGGAGACTTCCCATCAGCCAATGGGGAGGCAGGTGGGGAAACTAGCAAAGGTTACACCCAAGATCAGGTGGATGCAGTTAAGAG GGTAAAGCAATGTAAAGATTACTATGAAATTCTAGGAGTGAACAGAGAGGCCTCTGACGAGGACCTGAAAAAGGCTTACCGGAAACTAGCACTGAAATTTCACCCAGATAAGAACCACGCGCCAGGTGCTACAGAAGCATTCAAAG CCATTGGTAATGCATATGCAGTATTGAGCAACCCAGAGAAGCGGAAGCAATATGACCAGTTTGGAGATGAGAAACTCAACCCTTCAAGACATGGACACAGTCATACAGACTTCCACCGTGGATTCGAAGCAGACATCTCACCCGAGGATCTCTTCAACATGTTCTTTGGTGGTGGATTTCCTTCTA GTAATGTTCATGTATACAGCAATGGCAGGATGCGATATACCTACCATCAGAGGCATGACAGACGAGAACATCAGGGTGAT GGTGGCCTTGGGTTGTTTGTCCAGCTGATGCCTATTCTCATCCTGATCATTGTTTCAGCTCTCAGCCAGATGATGGTCTCCAGTCCACCTTACAGTTTGAGCCACAGGCC GTCTGTGGGTCACATACACAGGAGAGTGACGGAGCACTTGAAAGTAGCTTACTATGTAGCTGAGAACTTTGTAGAAGAGTACACTGGTACAAACCTGAAAAATGTTGAGAGGAGCGTGGAAGACGATTACATTGCAAACCTTAGAAATAACTGCTGGAAGGAAAAGCAACAAA AGGAAGGCTTGCTTTATCGAGCACGTTACTTTGGAGATTCAGATCTGTAtcaaagagcacagaggatgGGCACCCCAAGCTGTAGCAGACTGTCTGAAGTTCAAGCCTCTATGCATGGATAG